The following coding sequences lie in one Gorilla gorilla gorilla isolate KB3781 chromosome 5, NHGRI_mGorGor1-v2.1_pri, whole genome shotgun sequence genomic window:
- the CD83 gene encoding CD83 antigen isoform X3 — METPQEDHLRGQHYHQKGQNGSFDAPNERPYSLKIRNTTSCNSGTYRCTLQDPDGQRNLSGKVILRVTGCPAQRKEETFKKYRAEIVLLLALVIFYLTLIIFTCKFARLQSIFPDFSKAGMERAFLPVTSPNKHLEPVTPHKTELV, encoded by the exons ATGGAGACACCCCAGGAAGACCACCTCAGGGGACAGCACTATCATCAGAAGGGGCAAAATGGTTCTTTCGACGCCCCCAATGAAAGGCCGTATTCCCTGAAGATCCGAAACACTACCAGCTGCAACTCGGGGACATACAGGTGCACTCTGCAGGACCCGGATGGGCAGAGAAACCTAAGTGGCAAGGTGATCTTGAGAGTGACAG GATGCCCTGCACAGCGTAAAGAAGAGACTTTTAAGAAATACAGAGCGGAGATTGTCCTGCTGCTGGCTCTGGTTATTTTCTACTTAACACTCATCATTTTCACTTGT aagTTTGCACGGCTACAGAGTATCTTCCCAGATTTTTCTAAAGCTGGCATGGAACGAGCTTTTCTCCCAGTTACCTCCCCAAATAAGCATTTAGAGCCAGTGACTCCTCACAAGACAGAACTGGTATGA